The DNA region CTCGCCCAGCAGAAGGTCATCGTCGGCTGGCTCGACGGCCTGACCGGCAAGGGCACCGGCCGTCTGGTCAACAACGTCATGCTCGCCATCGGCGTCTGCGCGCTGTTGATCGTGTTCCTCGGCTCCGCGCTGGGCCCGCGCAGGCCGGGGCGGGTCCTCTTCGAGCTGATCCCGTTGTCCGGCGCGATCACGCTGATGCTGGTCGCCATGGCCGTCACGCCGCCGGAGGTGCGGGGGCTGGCGCTGAGCCCGAAGCTCGTGCACGTGCCCGGGGTGGCGCTGTTCTACCTCGGCGCGGGGATCTACCTGATCTACGGCCTCGCCGCCTGCGCCTGGTGGATCTTCCGGTACATCCGCACCGCGGACCGCCATCTGAAGATCGGGCTGAAACTCAGCGCCGCCGGGCTGATCTGCCTGTCCGTGGGCAGCGTCTTCCGCGCGCTCTACATCGTGATCGCGTGGGCGTTCGGGCCGTCGATCCCGCTCCTGCTCACCGTCGCCGTCCCGTTGGTACTCCTCGGGATCGTGCTCTTCCTCGCCGGGATCACCTATCCCGGCGCCCGCGCCCGGTTCGCCGCGCTGCGACGCCGCCGCCAGCACCGGCGGCACCACGAAGAGCTCACCCCGCTGTGGACCGCGCTGGCCGGGATCTACCCGAACATCGTGCTCCGGACCACGCCGCAGGGGACGTGGGAGCGGTGGCGCCCGCGCACGGTCCACCGCCGGTACTACCGCCGGGTGATCGAGATCCGGGACGGGCTCGTACAGCTGAGCCCGTATCTGGAAACCGATCTGACCGCACTCGCCGCGGACGATCCGCAGGCGGCCGCGGAGGCGCTGAAGACGGCGATCGCCCGGCAGAGCGCGGGCGAGGAGACCGACGGACGCGCGAAGCTCGTGCTCCCCGGCGGCGCCTCCGACATCGAATCCGACGTGCGGCCGTTGCTCGCGCTCTCCGCCGCCGTCTCCAGGAGCGACGCATGACGACACAGCTTTTGCTGACCGCGAGCCGGATCCTGCCGCGTCCGAGCACCCCGGTCGAAGACGGTGCCGTACTCGTCGAAGGCGGCCGGATCCTCGCGGCGGGCCCGCGCGCCGAGGTCGTGGCACAGGCGTCGCCGGACGCCGGAAAACTCGACTTCCCCGGCGCGACCCTGTTGCCCGGCCTGTTCAACGCCCATGTGCACCTGGCGTTCGACGCCACCCGCGAGATGCTGCCGAACTTCCTGGCGAGCGACGACGACGCCTTGCGCGCGGGCGCCAAGGACCGCCTGGGGCAACTGCTGCGCAGCGGGGTCACGACGGTGCGGGATCTCGGCGATCGTGGCGCTCTGGGCGCGCGGGTCAGGTCGGAACTCGAAGGCGCCGCCGCGCCGCGCCTGCTGACCGCGGGATCGCCCCTGACCGTCCTCAAAGGACACTGCCATTTCTTCGGCGGCGAGGTCGACGGCGACGACGCGATCCGGGCCCTGATCGACGCCAACGCGGCGGCGGGCGCGGACGTGATCAAGGTGATGGCCAGCGGCGGCCAGATCACCGAGGGCGGCGCGGACATGTGGGAGTCCCAGTTCGACGTCCGGGCGCTGCGCCTGATCGTCGAACACGCGGGGCGCCACGGGCTCCCGGTCGCGGCGCACGCCCACGGCGCCGACGCGATCGAGGCGTCGGTCGAGGCGGGCGTGGCCACGATCGAGCACTGCACCTGGCTGACCGGGCCCCAGCGGCAGGATCGGCGCGAGGGCGTCGCCAAGCGGATGGCCGCCGAGGGCATCGCGGCGTGTTCGACGAGCAGCCGCAACTGGCGGATGCTTGCCGAACGCATGGGCGAGGAGCTCGCGAAGACCGTCTACGGCAGGCTGTCCTGGCTGGAGGAGCTGGGTGTCCCGCTCCTGGCGGGCACGGACGCCGGATTGCCCGGCTCGGTCTTCGACGACCCGGTCGGCGCCCTCGAACTCTACGAATGGCTCGGTTTCGGCAGGCGCCGGATCCTCGAGATCGCGACCGAGGACTCCGCCGCCGGGCTCGGCCTCGGCGACGTCACCGGACGGCTCGCCCCCGGGCTGAGCGCCGACGTCCTGGCGGTCGACGGCGACCCGCTCGCCGATCTTTCCGCCCTCCGGAACCTTCGTCTGGTGCTCTCGCGCGGGCTTGTCGTGAGTGGCGTTTCGGGTTAGAGCCGAGGGTGTCGCGAGTTCCGTGCAGCGTCGCCGGAAGGCAGGGCGTCAAGTTTGGTGACACTGTTTTAAAACAGTGTTATGGTTGCCTCATGGAAGGACCGATCAAACTCTTCACCGTCATCGCCCTCGTCTCGCTGCCGACGGTGATGTACGGCGGCTACGCACTGATGGGCGTCCTGCGCGACAAGAAACTGACCGAGCACCAGCGCGGGATGTTCCGCGCCGGCCACGCGCACGCCGGCGTTCTGCTGGTCCTCGCACTGGTCGCGCTGCAGATCCTCGGGCAGACCGGGCTCCCGGACACCGCTCGGTGGATCGTGTGCTTCCTGCTGCTGTTCGGCGTGCTGGCCCAGTCCGGCGGCTTCTTCCTGCACCTCGCACCGGGCAAGGGCAAGCTCGGCGGGCGGGTCACCGGCACCGGGGCGGTCCTGCTCGGGCGGCGATCCTGACCACCGCGTACGGCGTGGCCTTCCCCTGACAAAACCGCTGGCAACGGCTCGTTAAGCTTGTTGACGTGCCTGAATACCTGCCGACAGCCCCCGCCAAGGGGACCCGCGACTTCCTGCCCGCCGAGATGTCCGTCCGGACGCAGGTGTTCGGCCATCTCTACGACGTGCTCGAACTGCGGGGTTTCCTCCGCTACGACGGGCCGATCCTCGAACCCGCGGAGATCTACGAGCGGAAGTCCGGGCAGGAGATCGCCGACCAGCAGCTGTACACGCTGACCACCAAGGGCGGCGAGCGGCTGGCGCTGCGCCCGGAGATGACGCCGTCGGTCGCCAGGATGATCGCGGGCAACGCCAAGGCGCTGCAGTTCCCGGTGCGCTGGTACAGCCACCCGAACTGCCACCGCTACGAGCGGCCGCAGCGTGGCCGGGTCCGCGAGCACTGGCAGATCAACGCGGACATCTTCGGTTCGGACAGCGCGAACTGCGAGATCGAGATCTTCGAGCTGATCCACGACATGATGAGCGCGCTCGGGGCGACCCCGGACATGTTCCAGGTACGGGCCAACGACCGGAACCTGCTCTCGTCGGCGCTCACCGACATCGTCGGCGTGACCGCGGAGCAGTTGCCGCAGGTGTTCACCCTGGTGGACCGCTGGGAGAAGGCGGACCGCACGAAGCTGAGCGACACCGCGACCGAGATCGGCCTGACCGACAAGCAGTTCGAGAAGCTGACCGAGATCCTGTCCTCGGGCGCGGCTCTGCTCGACGAGCTGCCCGAGCAGGTCAAGGAGAACTCGAACCTGGTCAAGGTACTGAACAGCGGCGCCGCGGGCCTGATCACGTTCGATCCGATGATCGTGCGCGGGCTCGCGTACTACACGTCGACCGTGTTCGAGGTCTTCGACACCTCTCCGGAGAACCGTCGTGCCCTCTTCGGCGGCGGCCGGTACAGCGACCTGGCGTCGTTGTTCACGTCGCAGCAGATCCCCGGGATCGGTTTCGGCATGGGCGACGTCACGCTGATCGACTTCCTCGACACGCACGGCCTCACCCCGAAGCCGCGCAGCGAGGTCGACGTCGTGGTGATCCCGGTGACCGAAGAGCTCACCGACGCCTCGCGTGAGGTCGCCGGACGGCTCCGGAAGGCCGGGTTGCGCACATCCACGCCTGTCGAGCTCCGCAAGCTGGGCAAGGAGCTCACCCGGGCCGACAAGGCCGGGGCGCGCGCCGTGGTGATCGTGGGCCAGGAGGACTGGGACGCCGGGAACGTGACAGTGCGCGGTCTCGCGACCCGCGAACAGCGGACCGTTGCCCTCGACGGTGTGGTCGAGGCGGTCAACTCCTCGCTCTGACAACGAAAAAAGCCGGCACCCTTTCCGAGGGCGCCGGCTTTTTTCATGTTCAGCGGGACAGCAGGCGCATGGCCGCTTCGGGGTAGCGCTCCCCCGCGACCGCGTCGGCGGGGACCGCCTCCTCGATCGCGGCGACGTCCTCGGCGGTCAGCTTCAGTCCGACGGACGCGACGTTCTCTTCGAGGTACTTGCGGCGCTTCGTGCCAGGGATCGGCACCACGTCGTCGCCCTGGGCCTGCACCCAGGCGAGCGCCAGCTGACCGGCGGTGACGCCCTTCCGCTCGGCCAGCGCGCGCAGCGCCTCGACGATCGCCAGGTTCCGCTCCAGGTTGCCTTCGGCGAACCGCGGCTGGGTCGTCTGACGGAAGTCACCGTCCGCGAAGTCCTCTTTGGACTTGAAGCGGCCGGTGAGGAAACCGCGGCCCAGCGGGGAATACGGCACCAGCCCGATGCCGAGCTCCCGGCAGACCGGGACGACCTCGTTCTCGATGTCGCGCGACCACAGCGACCACTCGGTCTGCACGGCCGTCACCGGATGCACGGCGTGCGCCCGGCGGATCGTCTCCGGACCGGCCTCGGACAGCCCGATATGCCGGATCTTCCCCTGCTCGACCAGCGAGGACAGCGCACCCGCGGTCTCCTCGATCGGCACCTCCGGGTCGACGCGGTGCTGGTAGTAGAGGTCGATGTGGTCGACGTCCAGCCTGCGCAGCGACGCCTCGACCTGTTGCCGCACATAGAATTCGTCGCCCCGGATACCACGTTTCGAGGGGTCCGCCTCGTCTCGCACGATGCCGAATTTGGTCGCCAGCACGACCTGGTCGCGCTTGCCGGCCAGCGCCCGCCCGACCAGCTCCTCGTTGCGGCCGAAGCCGTACATGTCGGCCGTGTCGATCAGGGTCACGCCCAGTTCGATCGCGCGGTGGATCGTCGCGATCGATTCGGTGTCGTCACCTTGGCCGTAGAACTCGCTCATGCCCATGCAGCCGAGCCCTTGCGCGCCGACTTCCAGCGTGCCGAGCCTGCGTGTGGGCAGGGTGGAACCCGTCATGATTTCGTCTCGCAATTCTCTCGGGTTACTTGCCGGCCGCGCGGGCGAGACGCTCCGGGTAACGCTCACCGGCGATCGCTTCGAGGGGCGCGGCCTTTTCGATGGCTTCGATGTCCACTTCGGACAGTTCCAGCTCCGCGGCGGCGGTGTTCTCTTCGAGGTACTTGCGGCGCTTCGTGCCCGGGATCGGCACGACGTCGTCGCCCTTCGCCTGCACCCAGGCCAGCGCGAGCTGCCCCGCTGTGACGCCCTTCTGCGCGGCCAGCTCGCGCAGCGCCTCGACGATGGCCATGTTGCGCTCGAAGTTGCCCTCGGCGAACCGGGGCAGGCCGCGGCGCAGGTCGTCCGCCGGAAGGTCCTTCACCGACGTCACACTGCCGGTGAGGAAACCGCGGCCGAGCGGCGAGAACGGCACGATGCCGACGCCGAGCTCGCGGGCGGTCGAGAGGATCTCGCCCTCGATGCCGCGCGTCCACAGCGACCACTCGCTCTGCAGCGCGGTCACGGGGTGCACGGCGTGCGCGCGACGGATGGTCTCGGCACTGGCTTCGGAGATCCCGGCGAAACGGATCTTGCCTTCCTGGACCAGCTCCGCGAGCGCTCCCCAGGTCTCCTCGACGGGAGTGTTCGGGTCGACGCGGTGCTGGTAGTAGAGGTCGATGTGGTCGACGTTCAGGCGGCGAAGGGACTCTTCGCAGCTCTGCTTGACGTACGCCGCGTCGCCGCGAGCGGACATCCCGCCGTCCTCGTCCCAGACGATGCCGAACTTGGTGGCCAGCACGACCTGGTCCCGTTTGCCCGCGATCGCGCGGCCGACCAGCTCCTCGTTCGCTCCCGCGCCGTAGACGTTCGCGGTGTCGAGCATGGTCACGCCCAGTTCGAGGGCGCGGTGGACGGTGGCGATCGATTCCGTGTCGTCGTCGCGGACACCGTAGGCCTGGCTCATCCCCATGCAGCCGAGTCCCTGCGCCCCGACTTCCAGACCGCCGAGCCTCCTGGTGCTGATCACGCTGAAATTCCCTCCACGGTGGCTCCGGTGCCGAGCACCTTGCGCTCCACCTGGTCGTAGTGGTCGATCTTGTAGTCGAGGATGTCGAGGCAGGTCTGCAGCTCGGCGATCCGATCGGCGACCGATTTACGCTGGTCGACGAGGATCGCCTTGCGCCGCCCCGCGCTCGACGCCCCGTGGTGGCGCAGGGAGGCGTACTCCCGCATCCGCTTGATGGGCATGCCGGTCAGGCGCAGCTTCGTCAGGAACCCCAGCCAGCCGAGATCGTCGTCGGTGTAAGCGCGCCGACCCGCGGCGTCCCGCGCCGGGGGCTCGACGAGTTTGATGCGCTCGTAGTACCGGAGAGTGTCGATGGACAGTCCGCTACGTCGCGCGGCTTCCGCTATCGAGTAGCTCATGTGAACGACAGTACGACCTGGAGTGCGCTCCAGGTCAACTCCGAATCCGAGCGATTGATAACAGCGTTGCGTTACTCTGGGATCATGCCCCGTCCCAGGACGCACGACGAGAACCTCCGGCTGAAACTGCTGGACCGCGCCGGTGAGCTCATCTCGGCCGACGGCCCGAAGGCACTCAGTCTCCGCAAACTGGCCGCCGACGTCGGTACGTCCACCACCGCGGTCTATTCGCTCTTCGGCGGGAAAACGGATCTCGTCAGCGCCCTCTTCGCCGAGGGCTTCCGCCGCTTCGGCCGCCGGATGTCGGGGGTCACGCTGAGCGGCGACCCGGTCGAGGACCTGGTGCGGCTGGGCGTCGCGTACCGGGAAAGCGCGCTGGCCGACCCGCACCTCTACGCGATCATGTTCACGAAGTCGGTGCCGGGTTTCGAGCCGGCGGACGAAACGGCGGGCCAGGCGCGCGCCACGATGGCGCCGCTCGAGGAGACGATCCGCAAGGCCGTCGCCGACGGCGCCTTCCTCGACGTGCCGCCCGAGGTCATCGCCGTGAGCTGCTGGGGCATCGTGCACGGCCTCGTGTCGCTGGAGCTGAACGGGAACCTGCCCGACGACTTCACCGTGAGCGCGGCTTACGAGGCCGCGCTGCGGGCGAACGCCTCGGGCTGGCTGCGCCGCGTTTAGCCCGCTAAACGCAGGTCGCGCGCGGGACCGGTCCGTGAAGGCCTCCTTGAGGGACTCTGGGTCTCTCAAGGAGGCCTTCACGGACTCCGCCGCCCTTGGCGAGGCCGGATCGCGTTTAGCCCGCTAAAGGCGATCCGCCTGCGGCGCCGTTCCCAGCCCACTCGCGTGAAGGCCCCCTTCCCTCGCCTCAGCCGAGGGAAGGCCCCCTCACGTGCACTCCACCCCAGAAGGATCGCGTTTAGCGGGCTAAACGCGATCAGTAGAGCGGCAGCGTGCCCTGGTGCAGGATCGCCCCCGCCGCGTCCAGGACGGTGATCCCCACCTTCGCGTTCTCGTAGTCCCGGCTGACCCCGTCGGGCATCCACGCCGCGAAGGTCCCGGCCCCGACCACCGCGTCGACGGTCTTCCCTGTCCCGAAGTCGAGCTTCACCGCGGCCGCGGCGGCCGGCACGACCCCGAGGTAGGCATTCTGCGGCTTCTCGCTCTTCCTGCCGACCGTTTCGGTCCGCAACGTGTACACGGGCCCCGCGGGCTTCGGCTGGTCGTACATGATCCGGTAGTACGCGGTCTTCCCGTCCCCGTACCCGAGCCCTCCTTGGCACAGGGTGACCAAACCCCCCAACCGGGCGACGACGACCCCGACGTCCTCGCCTTCGAGGAACGCGCCGACCTCGTAGGCGTCCCTGTCTGCCAGCGTCTCGGACGCCGACTCCACGCAGACGTTGAAGAACTCACCCGCCGGCGTGGCCCGGTCGGGCACCGGGAACACCGGTTTGTCGAGCTGCGTCACGGCCGGCTCCGGCGCGGGGCGAAGAGGGAACGGCGCGTGGTATCCGATCGGGCGGGATTGCTCCCCTGGCGTCGGCCCGACGGCGTAGGTGGTCCGAGCAGGCTTCATCGGCGCGAGGTGCACGAACAGGTTCCCCGGCCGGAAGACCGGGATGTCCCTCGTGGACAACGACGCGTCGTTCTGGCCCGTCATCTCCACTTTCGGCCATTCGGGATCGGCGATACCCGCGACCGTCCCGGCCGGGGTCATCAGCAGGGCCGCGGTCCGGGTGCCCGGCAGGTAGGGCGGAGCGGCGGCCGGATCGGACACAGTCGTCGTCATCAGCGTGGTCTCGCAGAAGAACGGCTTGTCCCGTGCCACCACCGCGACGACGGTGACCGACGGCGAAACGACGGTGAATCGCGGAGCCCATTCGTTCCGGCCGGGGAAACCCGCCTTCGACTTGACGGCGGCCCAGCACCGGTCCATCGCCGTCACCGCTTTCGGCCAGTCGAGGGAGAAGTCAGGGTTCGCGACGACGGGGCCCTGCCCGTCCGGCTCCCGGACGACCACGGTCGCGACCAGCGCTCCCGCCAGGACCAGGACGACGGCGGCCGCCGCGGCGACGATCGGCCATCGCCGCCGCGCGGGTTTTCCCATTCCCTCCCGCAGGGACATCCGCAGGTTGTCCAGCACTTCCGGAGGAAGCTCACGCCTGCCGGGCAGGCCGAGGTCGTCGGTCATTTCTCCTCCAGGGCGGCCCGCAGCTGCGCGCGGGCCCGCGAGATGTGGGCGCGAACGGTCACCTCCGCGACGCCGAGCAGTTCGGCGGCGTCGGTCTGGGAGAGATCGCCGAGCAGGCAGAGTTCGACGGCTTGACGTTGCGACTTCGGCAGCTTCGCGACCAAGGCGAGCACTTGCCGGAGACGGTCTTCGCCGTCGAGCTGGTCGACGACGGTGTCGGCGTGGTCGGACACCGACCGCGGTTCCGGTAGCCGCCGGACGAGCCGCAGCCGCCGTCCGGCACCGCGGTGTTCGCTGCGCGCGAGGTTGCCCACGACGGTGTACAGCCAGGGCAGCGCGCTGTCGCGGACGAGCATGAT from Amycolatopsis sp. EV170708-02-1 includes:
- a CDS encoding MAB_1171c family putative transporter — protein: MTALFSPINVVAMVLFATALAWRIYQTYRAPRLLPNWAITITIVCVAGSFLAQQKVIVGWLDGLTGKGTGRLVNNVMLAIGVCALLIVFLGSALGPRRPGRVLFELIPLSGAITLMLVAMAVTPPEVRGLALSPKLVHVPGVALFYLGAGIYLIYGLAACAWWIFRYIRTADRHLKIGLKLSAAGLICLSVGSVFRALYIVIAWAFGPSIPLLLTVAVPLVLLGIVLFLAGITYPGARARFAALRRRRQHRRHHEELTPLWTALAGIYPNIVLRTTPQGTWERWRPRTVHRRYYRRVIEIRDGLVQLSPYLETDLTALAADDPQAAAEALKTAIARQSAGEETDGRAKLVLPGGASDIESDVRPLLALSAAVSRSDA
- a CDS encoding amidohydrolase family protein, whose translation is MTTQLLLTASRILPRPSTPVEDGAVLVEGGRILAAGPRAEVVAQASPDAGKLDFPGATLLPGLFNAHVHLAFDATREMLPNFLASDDDALRAGAKDRLGQLLRSGVTTVRDLGDRGALGARVRSELEGAAAPRLLTAGSPLTVLKGHCHFFGGEVDGDDAIRALIDANAAAGADVIKVMASGGQITEGGADMWESQFDVRALRLIVEHAGRHGLPVAAHAHGADAIEASVEAGVATIEHCTWLTGPQRQDRREGVAKRMAAEGIAACSTSSRNWRMLAERMGEELAKTVYGRLSWLEELGVPLLAGTDAGLPGSVFDDPVGALELYEWLGFGRRRILEIATEDSAAGLGLGDVTGRLAPGLSADVLAVDGDPLADLSALRNLRLVLSRGLVVSGVSG
- the hisS gene encoding histidine--tRNA ligase; translated protein: MPEYLPTAPAKGTRDFLPAEMSVRTQVFGHLYDVLELRGFLRYDGPILEPAEIYERKSGQEIADQQLYTLTTKGGERLALRPEMTPSVARMIAGNAKALQFPVRWYSHPNCHRYERPQRGRVREHWQINADIFGSDSANCEIEIFELIHDMMSALGATPDMFQVRANDRNLLSSALTDIVGVTAEQLPQVFTLVDRWEKADRTKLSDTATEIGLTDKQFEKLTEILSSGAALLDELPEQVKENSNLVKVLNSGAAGLITFDPMIVRGLAYYTSTVFEVFDTSPENRRALFGGGRYSDLASLFTSQQIPGIGFGMGDVTLIDFLDTHGLTPKPRSEVDVVVIPVTEELTDASREVAGRLRKAGLRTSTPVELRKLGKELTRADKAGARAVVIVGQEDWDAGNVTVRGLATREQRTVALDGVVEAVNSSL
- a CDS encoding aldo/keto reductase, with the protein product MTGSTLPTRRLGTLEVGAQGLGCMGMSEFYGQGDDTESIATIHRAIELGVTLIDTADMYGFGRNEELVGRALAGKRDQVVLATKFGIVRDEADPSKRGIRGDEFYVRQQVEASLRRLDVDHIDLYYQHRVDPEVPIEETAGALSSLVEQGKIRHIGLSEAGPETIRRAHAVHPVTAVQTEWSLWSRDIENEVVPVCRELGIGLVPYSPLGRGFLTGRFKSKEDFADGDFRQTTQPRFAEGNLERNLAIVEALRALAERKGVTAGQLALAWVQAQGDDVVPIPGTKRRKYLEENVASVGLKLTAEDVAAIEEAVPADAVAGERYPEAAMRLLSR
- a CDS encoding aldo/keto reductase: MISTRRLGGLEVGAQGLGCMGMSQAYGVRDDDTESIATVHRALELGVTMLDTANVYGAGANEELVGRAIAGKRDQVVLATKFGIVWDEDGGMSARGDAAYVKQSCEESLRRLNVDHIDLYYQHRVDPNTPVEETWGALAELVQEGKIRFAGISEASAETIRRAHAVHPVTALQSEWSLWTRGIEGEILSTARELGVGIVPFSPLGRGFLTGSVTSVKDLPADDLRRGLPRFAEGNFERNMAIVEALRELAAQKGVTAGQLALAWVQAKGDDVVPIPGTKRRKYLEENTAAAELELSEVDIEAIEKAAPLEAIAGERYPERLARAAGK
- a CDS encoding MerR family transcriptional regulator, with translation MSYSIAEAARRSGLSIDTLRYYERIKLVEPPARDAAGRRAYTDDDLGWLGFLTKLRLTGMPIKRMREYASLRHHGASSAGRRKAILVDQRKSVADRIAELQTCLDILDYKIDHYDQVERKVLGTGATVEGISA
- a CDS encoding TetR/AcrR family transcriptional regulator; translated protein: MPRPRTHDENLRLKLLDRAGELISADGPKALSLRKLAADVGTSTTAVYSLFGGKTDLVSALFAEGFRRFGRRMSGVTLSGDPVEDLVRLGVAYRESALADPHLYAIMFTKSVPGFEPADETAGQARATMAPLEETIRKAVADGAFLDVPPEVIAVSCWGIVHGLVSLELNGNLPDDFTVSAAYEAALRANASGWLRRV
- a CDS encoding RNA polymerase sigma factor, producing the protein MTGTVGVPVDSREPPSDRSDTELWRTAAGGDHGAFTELFERHVQSVWNHAYRLTGSWASAEDVTSATFLTAWRRRADIMLVRDSALPWLYTVVGNLARSEHRGAGRRLRLVRRLPEPRSVSDHADTVVDQLDGEDRLRQVLALVAKLPKSQRQAVELCLLGDLSQTDAAELLGVAEVTVRAHISRARAQLRAALEEK